A region of Tigriopus californicus strain San Diego chromosome 7, Tcal_SD_v2.1, whole genome shotgun sequence DNA encodes the following proteins:
- the LOC131884165 gene encoding erythritol/L-threitol dehydrogenase-like: MADLPSTMTAVVVRGKEDYRLEQVPVPQPGPKEVLVKVLAVGICAGDAKTFDGATRFWGDGKDIPCYVEPPVIPGHEFSGEVVALGEGAAIHHGVEIGDLTVSEQIVPCHDCRYCQRGQYQMCIPHDVYGFHQVTQGAMTQYLLYPAKALVHKVPKTVDPFHACFVEPLACSLHAVELGNIQFNDIVVVSGCGPLGLGMVAGARQKSPKCLIALDMQDWKLEVAKKCGADIVLNPSKVDLQQEIKTLSEGFGCDVYIEATGHPSSVVQGLNCIARMGRFVEFSVFGKEVSADWSIISDTKELTIVGGHLGPNCWPKAIAMIAENTLPMDEIITHRFKMINFLEGIKMVLKGTDSIKIMLIPEN, from the exons ATGGCCGATCTCCCCTCAACAATGACTGCAGTTGTAGTTCGAGGCAAAG AGGATTATCGTTTGGAACAAGTCCCCGTTCCGCAGCCAGGACCAAAAGAAGTCCTTGTAAAAGTGCTAGCAGTGGGGATTTGTGCTGGCGATGCTAAAACGTTTGACGGAGCCACAAGATTTTGGG gtgaTGGCAAGGACATTCCCTGTTATGTGGAACCACCTGTGATTCCGGGCCATGAGTTCTCGGGGGAAGTCGTTGCTCTGGGAGAAGGTGCAGCCATCCATCATGGTGTGGAAATTGGCGATTTGACCGTGTCAGAGCAAATCGTTCCATGTCACGATTGCCGGTATTGCCAAAGAGGCCAATATCAAATGTGCATTCCACATGATGTTTATGGGTTTCACCAAGTCACTCAGGGGGCCATGACTCAATATCTTCTCTATCCAGCCAAGGCTTTGGTTCACAAG GTCCCTAAGACGGTGGATCCGTTCCACGCCTGTTTCGTGGAGCCTCTCGCCTGTTCGCTCCACGCCGTGGAGTTGGGCAATATCCAATTCAACGATATCGTAGTGGTGTCCGGATGCGGTCCACTTGGGTTGGGTATGGTTGCTGGAGCTCGGCAGAAGTCGCCCAAATGCCTCATTGCCCTGGATATGCAAGACTGGAAGTTGGAAGTAGCCAAGAAATGCGGCGCTGACATTGTTCTTAACCCCTCTAAAGTGGACCTTCAACAGGAGATTAAAACACTGTCTGAGGGATTCGGGTGTGACGTTTACATTGAAGCCACAGGACATCCATCGTCTGTTGTTCAAGGCTTAAATTGCATCGCTCGAATGGGGCGTTTCGTTGAGTTTTCAGTCTTCGGCAAGGAAGTGTCGGCGGATTGGAGCATTATAA GTGACACCAAGGAGCTGACGATCGTTGGTGGACATTTGGGACCGAATTGTTGGCCCAAGGCAATTGCGATGATTGCTGAAAACACTCTCCCCATGGATGAGATTATCACTCACCGGTTCAAGATGATCAACTTCTTGGAAGGCATCAAAATGGTTCTGAAGGGTACTGACTCAATCAAGATCATGTTGATTCCAGAGAACTAA